The following are encoded in a window of Gossypium raimondii isolate GPD5lz chromosome 13, ASM2569854v1, whole genome shotgun sequence genomic DNA:
- the LOC105783108 gene encoding AP-4 complex subunit sigma has protein sequence MGIRFILMVNKQGQTRLAQYYEWLTLEERRALEGEIVRKCLARNEQQCSFVEHRNYKIVYRRYASLFFLVGVDNDENELAILEFIHLLVETMDRHFGNVCELDIMFHLEKAHFMLEEMVMNGSIVETSKANILSPIQLMDKAS, from the exons ATGGGAATCAGATTCATATTAATGGTGAACAAGCAAGGGCAGACTCGTCTTGCCCAATACTATGAATGGCTCACCCTCGAAGAACGACGTGCCCTCGAAGGCGAGATCGTCCGCAAGTGCTTAGCCCGCAACGAGCAACAG TGTTCATTTGTTGAGCATCGGAATTACAAAATTGTATACAGGCGTTACGCTTCGCTGTTTTTCTTAGTTGGAGTTGACAATGATGAA AATGAGCTTGCAATATTGGAATTTATACATCTCTTGGTTGAAACCATGGACCGCCATTTTGGCAATGTG TGTGAGCTAGATATCATGTTCCACTTAGAGAAGGCTCATTTCATGCTGGAGGAAATGGTTATGAACGGTTCTATTGTTGAGACAAGCAAGGCTAATATTCTAAGTCCGATTCAGCTGATGGACAAAGCATCATGA
- the LOC105783109 gene encoding ATP-dependent 6-phosphofructokinase 3, whose amino-acid sequence MASPALPEISKPKIVDGPGGYVLEDVPHLTDYIPDLPTYPNLLQDNPAYSVVKQYFVHVDDSVPQKVVVHKDDPKGIHFRRAGARQKVYFHSDDVHACIVTCGGLCPGLNTVVREIVCGLHHMYGVKKVLGIDGGYKGFYAKNTVYLNPKVVNDIHKRGGTILGTSRGGHDTSKIVDSIQDRGINQVYIIGGDGTQRGAALIFEEIRRRGLKVSVAGIPKTIDNDIPVIDKSFGFDTAVEEAQRAINAAHVESESFENCIGLVKLMGRYSGFIAMYATLASRDVDCCLIPESPFYLEGPGGLFEYIEKRLKEDEHMVIVIAEGAGQELLSQSIQSTTDASGNKLLQDVGLWISQSIKDHFSKQKMPINLKYIDPTYMIRAVPSNASDNVYCTLLAQSAVHGAMAGYTGFTSGLVNGRHTYIPFNRIIEKQNKVVITDRMWARLLSSTNQPSFLRPSTNLLSNGNGSQKSLDKKVKDLKILPDEILDLNE is encoded by the exons ATGGCTTCCCCTGCTTTGCCTGAGATTTCAAAGCCTAAGATCGTCGACGGTCCCGGCGGTTATGTACTTGAAGATGTTCCTCACTTAACTGATTATATTCCTGATCTTCCT ACTTATCCTAATCTGTTGCAAGACAATCCGGCATACTCTGTTGTTAA GCAATATTTTGTTCACGTTGATGATAGCGTCCCTCAAAAG GTTGTAGTTCACAAGGATGATCCAAAAGGAATTCATTTCCGACGAGCTGGAGCACGTCAAAAG GTATATTTTCATTCTGATGACGTTCATGCATGTATTGTAACGTGTGGCGGTCTTTGCCCTGGACTCAACACTGTGGTTAGAGAGATTGTATGTGGCTTGCACCACATGTACGGTGTAAAGAAAGTATTGGGGATCGAT GGAGGATACAAGGGGTTTTATGCAAAAAATACAGTGTATTTAAATCCCAAGGTTGTTAATGATATACATAAACGTGGTGGAACTATCCTTGGGACATCACGAGGTGGACATGATACCTCAAAAATTGTTGATAGTATTCAGGATCGTGGGATTAATCAG GTTTACATTATCGGAGGAGATGGAACTCAAAGAGGTGCAGCTCTTATATTCGag GAAATTAGAAGGCGTGGTCTCAAAGTTTCAGTTGCCGGTATCCCTAAAACTATTGACAATGACATTCCG GTTATCGACAAGTCGTTTGGCTTCGACACTGCAGTTGAGGAGGCTCAACGTGCCATTAACGCAGCTCATGTTGAATCTGAAAGTTTCGAGAATTGTATTGGGCTTGTGAAGCTAATGGGCCGCTACAGTG GTTTTATTGCAATGTATGCGACATTAGCAAGCCGAGATGTGGATTGTTGCTTGATCCCAGAGTCACCTTTTTATCTTGAAGGACCTGGAGGGCTTTTTGAATACATTGAGAAACGACTtaaagaagatgagcatatggTCATTGTGATTGCAGAAGGTGCAGGCCAGGAACTACTTTCCCAAAGCATTCAATCCACGACAGATGCTTCAGGAAACAAGCTTCTCCAGGATGTTGGGCTATGGATATCACAAAGTATCAAG GATCACTTTTCAAAACAAAAGATGCCCATAAACCTCAAATATATAG ATCCTACTTATATGATTCGTGCTGTTCCAAGCAATGCATCGGATAATGTTTACTGTACACTTCTGGCTCAAAGTGCTGTCCATGGAGCGATGGCGGGATACACTGGCTTTACAAGCGGACTTGTCAATGGCAGGCACACTTACATACCTTTCAAC CGAATTATCGAGAAACAAAACAAGGTTGTGATTACAGATAGGATGTGGGCAAGGCTTCTTTCTTCAACAAATCAACCCAGCTTTTTGAGACCATCAACCAACTTGTTGAGTAACGGAAACGGTAGCCAAAAGAGTTTGGACAAAAAG GTCAAAGACTTAAAAATTTTGCCAGATGAGATTTTGGACTTGAATGAATAG